A single region of the Cronobacter condimenti 1330 genome encodes:
- a CDS encoding molecular chaperone HscC, whose amino-acid sequence METTTPLIGIDLGTSNSAVAWFTDGRATLIADGQKKVLTPSVVGLDDDGHLIVGEAAKARLVSHPTLTHASFKRYMGTDKVFTLGEHRFRAEELSALVLRKLKADAEVSLGCALTRAVITVPAWFNDIQRKAVKTAGHLAGLTVERLVNEPTAASLAYGLADNREQKFLVFDLGGGTFDVSIVDMFEGVIEVRASSGDARLGGDDFTDIIRQWMLSRYPDYQPDGMHHDEAQLVAHAESLKYQLTHQALATATFNAGGHDMTWQLDNDTFTDICQPLLARLKQPVIQALRDARFDIGDLDDVILVGGATRMPVVRQLAARMFGRFPRAELNPDEVVALGAGIQAGLASLDAALDDIVLTDVMPFSLGIETSRRNGERYDTGYFLPIIERNSFVPVSMFQSISTVYDNQRQLDIVVYQGEARRVSENILLDKFTLNIPPRPAGEVTVDVRFTYTLDGILEVECKVDGQEQVASLVIERAPGSLSPEEIQQRLAQLNALKIHPRDRPENRQLLAQASLRYEQTLGERRHLIDHYSGQFEQALESQDLRIIASARQALEQILAQFDDGLR is encoded by the coding sequence ATGGAAACAACTACGCCTTTGATAGGCATTGATCTGGGCACCTCGAACAGCGCGGTGGCCTGGTTTACGGATGGCCGCGCAACGCTGATTGCCGATGGTCAAAAAAAAGTGCTCACGCCCTCCGTCGTCGGACTGGACGACGACGGGCATCTTATTGTGGGCGAAGCGGCGAAGGCGAGGCTTGTGAGTCACCCGACGCTCACACACGCGAGCTTTAAGCGCTATATGGGCACCGACAAAGTGTTCACGCTTGGCGAGCATCGCTTTCGCGCGGAAGAACTCTCTGCGCTGGTACTGCGCAAACTGAAAGCCGATGCCGAGGTGTCGCTCGGCTGCGCCCTTACGCGCGCGGTCATCACGGTGCCGGCCTGGTTTAACGATATCCAGCGTAAGGCGGTGAAAACGGCAGGCCATCTGGCCGGGCTTACGGTCGAGCGACTGGTGAATGAGCCGACGGCGGCGTCGCTTGCTTACGGGCTCGCCGATAACCGCGAGCAGAAGTTCCTGGTTTTCGATCTCGGCGGCGGGACGTTTGACGTTTCTATCGTCGATATGTTCGAAGGCGTGATTGAAGTGCGCGCCAGCAGCGGGGATGCGCGGCTTGGCGGTGATGATTTCACCGATATCATTCGCCAGTGGATGTTATCGCGTTATCCCGATTATCAGCCGGACGGGATGCATCATGACGAGGCGCAACTTGTTGCTCACGCCGAAAGCCTTAAATACCAGCTTACGCATCAGGCGCTGGCAACCGCCACGTTCAACGCGGGTGGGCATGATATGACCTGGCAGCTTGATAACGACACATTTACCGACATCTGCCAGCCACTACTGGCGCGACTTAAACAGCCCGTCATTCAGGCGCTGCGCGACGCCCGGTTCGATATTGGCGATCTTGATGATGTCATTCTGGTCGGCGGTGCAACCCGTATGCCGGTCGTACGTCAACTGGCCGCGCGCATGTTTGGCCGCTTTCCGCGTGCTGAACTCAACCCGGATGAAGTCGTCGCGCTCGGTGCCGGTATTCAGGCCGGGCTCGCAAGCCTTGACGCCGCGCTGGACGATATCGTGCTGACCGACGTAATGCCATTCTCTCTCGGCATTGAAACGTCGCGACGCAACGGCGAGCGCTATGACACCGGCTACTTCCTGCCCATTATCGAGCGCAACAGCTTTGTGCCGGTGAGCATGTTCCAGTCCATTTCGACGGTCTACGACAACCAGCGCCAGCTGGATATCGTGGTCTATCAGGGGGAAGCGCGCCGCGTGAGCGAAAACATTCTGCTTGATAAATTCACGCTCAACATTCCACCCCGGCCGGCAGGTGAGGTCACCGTTGATGTACGCTTTACCTACACCCTTGACGGCATTCTGGAGGTGGAATGCAAAGTGGACGGGCAGGAGCAGGTCGCTTCGCTCGTGATTGAGCGCGCGCCAGGAAGCCTTAGCCCTGAGGAGATTCAGCAGCGGCTGGCGCAACTTAACGCCCTGAAAATTCACCCTCGCGATCGCCCGGAAAACCGACAGTTGCTGGCACAGGCGAGCCTGCGCTACGAGCAGACGCTGGGGGAGCGGCGCCATCTTATCGATCACTACAGCGGGCAGTTTGAGCAAGCGCTCGAGAGCCAGGATCTGCGAATTATCGCCAGCGCGCGACAGGCGCTGGAACAGATCCTCGCACAATTTGATGACGGGTTACGTTAA
- a CDS encoding J domain-containing protein produces the protein MDAWTLLGLEPTKDKAALRRAWAKVVKQHRPDQDPKKYQQLREAYEAAQRYQEYADEEDTEEESDEAQVEVTYRYVSDLPLTAPEAAPLQQADAVVLPDWDPHTLSQTAQTLSMTIVADEMAGCRQLETFLSTGLPDALAARGYFSERLADALANEQWLTRGQLEHVGRIMGWELDNYRSTVLPAWQVGALDTRVTTTAEDYRMVVERGHHQTSWLSKARWRLISEPQAPLPWWGRLWPGFLDQARQQVHIMCTEEPGLWQRINPVMRPLLSTPGWALSMHLFMSLLFWGGVLGFLAVEPTVTAGDVAIVGAIVVAYLGGIPALWNRYPEGSRQRLGIRVGYVLLSLALLAVPVGLFAHYAVAFYQKSHEITPLLYVVVIIVAVLVVCLRPRARQWWRWPIDIISGPVGFPVQLLCQLPWIINLFLLPFGAKLYSVFINFLIQAIS, from the coding sequence ATGGACGCCTGGACGCTCCTCGGCCTTGAGCCGACCAAAGATAAAGCCGCTCTGCGCCGCGCCTGGGCGAAAGTGGTGAAACAACACCGCCCGGATCAAGATCCGAAAAAGTATCAACAGCTGCGTGAAGCCTATGAGGCAGCACAGCGCTATCAGGAATATGCCGACGAGGAAGACACAGAAGAGGAGAGCGACGAGGCGCAGGTGGAGGTGACCTATCGCTACGTTTCTGATTTACCACTGACGGCACCGGAAGCTGCGCCTTTGCAACAGGCTGATGCCGTCGTTTTACCTGACTGGGATCCGCATACGCTCAGTCAGACAGCGCAGACGCTCTCCATGACGATTGTGGCTGATGAGATGGCCGGCTGTCGGCAACTGGAAACTTTTCTTTCAACCGGGCTACCCGATGCGCTTGCGGCCCGAGGCTATTTCAGCGAAAGGCTGGCCGACGCGCTGGCGAATGAACAGTGGCTCACGCGAGGCCAGCTGGAACATGTCGGCAGGATAATGGGTTGGGAGCTGGATAACTATCGCAGCACGGTACTGCCGGCCTGGCAGGTAGGAGCGCTCGATACCCGCGTGACCACCACCGCAGAGGATTACCGGATGGTTGTGGAGCGTGGGCATCATCAGACGAGCTGGCTGTCGAAAGCGCGCTGGCGATTGATTAGCGAACCACAGGCACCGCTGCCCTGGTGGGGACGCCTGTGGCCGGGATTTCTCGATCAGGCAAGGCAACAGGTACATATTATGTGTACCGAAGAGCCCGGCTTATGGCAGCGTATTAACCCCGTAATGAGGCCGCTTTTATCTACACCCGGCTGGGCGCTGTCGATGCATCTCTTTATGAGCCTGCTCTTCTGGGGCGGTGTGCTGGGTTTTCTGGCCGTCGAACCGACGGTGACGGCGGGGGATGTCGCCATTGTCGGTGCGATTGTAGTGGCTTACCTGGGCGGTATCCCGGCGCTCTGGAACCGTTATCCTGAAGGGAGCCGCCAGCGACTCGGCATCCGCGTGGGATATGTGCTGTTATCACTCGCGCTGCTGGCAGTCCCGGTGGGGCTTTTTGCGCACTATGCCGTGGCGTTCTATCAGAAAAGTCACGAAATCACGCCGCTGCTCTATGTGGTAGTCATTATCGTGGCGGTGCTGGTGGTATGTCTGAGACCGCGGGCGCGGCAGTGGTGGCGCTGGCCCATTGATATCATCTCCGGGCCGGTCGGATTCCCTGTACAGTTACTTTGTCAGCTGCCGTGGATCATTAACCTGTTTTTGCTTCCGTTCGGCGCTAAGTTGTACAGCGTTTTTATCAACTTTTTAATTCAGGCGATAAGCTAG
- the ampG gene encoding muropeptide MFS transporter AmpG codes for MHSHYLRLFQQPKSAILLILGFASGLPLALTSGTLQAWMTVENIDLKTIGFFSLVGQAYVFKFLWSPVMDRYTPPFLGRRRGWLFITQLLLLAAIVGMGFLEPSTHLRWMAALAVLIAFCSASQDIVFDAWKTDVLPAEERGAGAAISVLGYRLAMLVSGGLALWLADRWLGWQATYWLMAALLIPCLIATWLAPEPDDAIPAPRTLEQAVAAPLRDFFGRNNAWLILLLIVLYKLGDAFAMALTTTFLIRGVGFDAAQVGMVNKSLGLFATIIGALYGGVLMQRLSLFRALMTFGILQAASNAGYWLLSVTDKDIMSMAAAVFFENLCGGMGTSAFVALLMTLCNKSFSATQFALLSALSAVGRVYVGPVAGWFVEAYGWPTFYLFSVVAAVPGILLLQLCRETLDYTRETGEFLRRQAYPGGYRFALRLLMAGCALLGVWLLVIISNALNLSALSFGVTLLEAGALLALSGIALGCLLDYLALRRAAS; via the coding sequence ATGCACAGTCATTATTTACGCCTTTTCCAGCAGCCGAAATCCGCCATTTTACTGATCCTCGGCTTCGCGTCCGGCCTGCCGCTGGCGCTCACGTCCGGCACGCTTCAGGCCTGGATGACGGTCGAAAATATCGATCTGAAAACCATCGGGTTCTTCTCGCTGGTCGGCCAGGCTTACGTTTTTAAATTTCTCTGGTCGCCGGTGATGGATCGCTACACGCCGCCTTTCCTTGGCAGGCGTCGTGGCTGGCTGTTTATCACGCAACTGCTGTTGCTTGCCGCCATCGTTGGTATGGGCTTTTTAGAACCATCCACACATCTGCGCTGGATGGCGGCACTGGCGGTACTTATCGCCTTCTGTTCGGCCTCTCAGGACATCGTATTCGATGCCTGGAAAACAGACGTTCTGCCCGCAGAAGAGCGCGGCGCAGGGGCTGCCATCAGCGTGCTGGGGTATCGGCTGGCGATGCTGGTTTCAGGCGGGCTGGCGCTGTGGCTCGCGGATCGCTGGCTTGGCTGGCAGGCGACGTACTGGCTGATGGCCGCACTTTTAATTCCCTGCCTTATCGCCACCTGGCTTGCGCCAGAGCCTGACGACGCCATTCCCGCACCGCGCACGCTGGAGCAGGCCGTTGCCGCGCCGCTGCGCGATTTCTTTGGGCGCAATAACGCCTGGCTCATCCTTTTGTTGATCGTGCTTTATAAACTTGGCGATGCATTTGCCATGGCCCTCACCACCACCTTTCTTATCCGCGGCGTCGGCTTTGATGCAGCCCAGGTGGGTATGGTCAATAAATCGCTCGGGCTATTTGCGACAATTATCGGCGCGCTATACGGCGGCGTGTTGATGCAGCGGCTCTCGCTGTTTCGCGCCCTGATGACTTTCGGCATTTTGCAGGCAGCCTCGAACGCCGGTTACTGGCTACTGTCGGTCACCGATAAAGACATCATGAGCATGGCGGCCGCCGTTTTCTTTGAAAACCTCTGCGGCGGCATGGGTACCTCCGCGTTTGTGGCGCTACTGATGACGCTGTGCAATAAGTCGTTTTCTGCCACGCAGTTCGCGCTGCTTTCGGCCCTTTCAGCCGTGGGGCGCGTTTATGTCGGCCCGGTTGCGGGCTGGTTTGTGGAGGCTTACGGCTGGCCGACATTTTATCTCTTCTCGGTCGTTGCCGCCGTGCCTGGTATCTTGCTGCTGCAACTGTGTCGGGAAACGCTGGACTATACCCGTGAAACCGGCGAGTTCCTGCGCCGTCAGGCCTATCCCGGCGGTTATCGTTTCGCGCTGCGTCTGTTGATGGCTGGTTGCGCGCTGCTCGGCGTCTGGCTTCTGGTGATTATCAGCAACGCGCTCAACCTGAGCGCGCTGAGTTTTGGCGTTACGCTGCTCGAAGCTGGCGCGCTGCTGGCGCTTTCCGGTATAGCCCTCGGCTGTCTGCTCGATTACCTGGCGCTGCGGCGTGCCGCGTCCTAG
- a CDS encoding lipoprotein, with the protein MLKKVLFPLVALFMLAGCATPPTTIEVSPKITLPQQDPSLMGVTVSINGADQRQDQALAKVTRDNQLVTLTASRDLRFLLQEVLEKQMTSRGYMIGPSGAVDLQIIVNQLYADVSQGNVRYNIATKADISIIATAKTGNKMTKNYRASYSVEGAFQASNQNIANAVNSVLSDTIADMAQDTSIHEFIKQNAR; encoded by the coding sequence ATGTTAAAAAAAGTACTCTTCCCGCTCGTTGCCCTTTTTATGCTGGCAGGTTGCGCGACCCCGCCGACAACAATTGAAGTCTCCCCGAAAATCACCCTGCCGCAGCAGGATCCGAGCCTGATGGGTGTTACCGTCAGCATCAATGGCGCTGACCAGCGTCAGGATCAGGCGCTGGCGAAAGTCACCCGCGACAACCAGCTGGTGACTCTGACCGCCTCACGCGATCTGCGTTTCCTGTTACAAGAAGTGTTGGAAAAACAGATGACCTCCCGCGGTTATATGATTGGCCCAAGCGGCGCGGTGGATCTGCAGATTATCGTCAATCAGCTTTATGCTGACGTCTCGCAGGGTAACGTGCGCTACAACATTGCCACCAAAGCGGACATCTCTATCATTGCTACCGCGAAAACCGGCAACAAGATGACTAAAAACTACCGTGCGAGCTACTCCGTGGAAGGCGCTTTCCAGGCAAGCAACCAAAATATTGCTAACGCGGTTAACTCCGTCCTGAGCGACACTATCGCCGACATGGCGCAAGACACCAGCATCCACGAGTTCATCAAGCAGAACGCGCGTTAA
- the bolA gene encoding transcriptional regulator BolA, translating to MMIREQIEEKLKAAFEPVFLDVIDESYRHNVPAGSESHFKVVLVSDRFVGERFLNRHRLIYGILSEELASTVHALALHTYTLKEWEGLQDTVLPSPACRGAGTLA from the coding sequence ATGATGATACGCGAGCAGATCGAAGAAAAACTGAAGGCGGCCTTTGAGCCTGTCTTTCTGGATGTGATAGATGAAAGCTATCGTCATAACGTGCCTGCCGGCTCTGAAAGCCATTTCAAAGTTGTGCTGGTCAGCGATCGCTTCGTCGGCGAGCGTTTTTTAAATCGCCATCGCCTGATTTACGGCATCCTTAGCGAAGAACTGGCCTCGACCGTCCATGCGCTGGCGCTGCATACCTATACGCTGAAAGAGTGGGAAGGGCTTCAGGATACGGTCCTGCCTTCTCCAGCCTGTCGGGGTGCTGGCACGCTGGCCTGA